Part of the Kushneria marisflavi genome, ACTGCGCGACAGGCATAAGACCATGGGATAACGAGGTCGCCCAGCCACCTTGAAGCGTCGCGCACGGACAACTCTCCCTTCAGCCCCTGCTCCACTCTAGGCTTCCAGGCATACGTTTCGGCCGTTTCCGTGCACTCTTGTGGTGCAAAACGCGTTCCGCTGGCCTGGTATCTTTAAACGCAAGTGATGGCACCAGGAGGTTTCAGCATGTCAGACAATCGCGGCGTGGTTTACATGGGTGCAGGCAAGGTCGAAGTGCAGGACATTGCCTACCCGAAAATGGAAACGCCCAACGGCAAGCCCATCGACCACGGAGTCATCCTGAAGGTGGTTTCCACCAACATCTGTGGTTCGGACCAGCACATGGTGCGAGGCCGCACCACCGCACCCCAGGGCATGGTACTGGGTCACGAAATTACCGGTGAGGTGATCGAGAAGGGCAGTGACGTCGAATTTCTTGATATCGGCGATATCGTTTCCGTCCCCTTCAACGTGGCCTGCGGCCGCTGCCGTACCTGTAAGGAAGGCCATACCGGCCTTTGCCTGCACGTCAATGACGACCGTGCCGGCGGTGCCTATGGCTACGTCGACATGGGTGGCTGGGTTGGCGGCCAGGCGCGCTACGTTATGGTGCCGTATGCCGATTTCAACCTGCTCAAGTTCCCGGATCGCGATCAGGCGATGAACCAGATTCGCGACCTGACCATGCTCAGCGACATTCTGCCGACCGGTTTCCACGGCGCGCTGAAAGCAGGCGTTGGCGCAGGTTCTACCGTCTATGTGGCCGGCGCCGGCCCGGTCGGCCTGGCCGCCGCAGCCTCTGCGCGTCTGCTGGGTGCTGCTGTGGTCATGGTGGGCGACTTCAACCACAAGCGTCTGGAACATGCCCGCAAGATGGGCTTTGAGCCGATCGACCTGAACAAGCACGACCGTCTTGGCGAGATGATTGCCGCCGTCGTGGGCGAGCCCAGCGTTGACAGTGCCATCGATGCCGTCGGTTTCGAAGCCATCGGCCATGGCGGCAAGGAGCAGCCGGCCGTCGTCCTCAACCAGATGATGGAAGTCACTCGTGAAGGCGGCTCGATCGGCATTCCGGGCCTGTACGTGACCGAAGACCCGGGCGCGACCGAGAAAGCCGCACAGACCGGCAGCCTGAGCCTGCGTTTTGGTCTGGGCTGGGCGAAGGGTCACTCCTTCCATACCGGTCAGACACCGGTCGTTCAATACAACCGTCAGCTGATGCAGGCCATCCTGCACGGTCGCCTCAACATTGCCGAGATCGTCAATGCTCAGGTCATCTCGCTTGAAGATGCACCGAAGGGCTATGAGGAGTTCGATTCGGGCGTGGCCAGCAAGTTTGTGCTCGACCCGCACGGCATGCTGGGCGCTGCCTGATCGCAAGCTGTCCCATGCGCTGGTAGAGGCATGACCAAAAACGCTCGTGACCATCGGTCATGAGCGTTTTTTAATGGCTACCGTTTGAACCATGATTCTCTTGTGGCGGGTATTAATGGCCATCGTCGATTGCCGCTCAAAAAAGAGGCGGCGCTCGGTACATCGAGCGCCGCCTCCGGCCCATTGAACGACATGGACAATTCAAACGACACGGGCGGCTCGTTATCACCGCCCATGATTCACCCGATGTTAGAAATCCACCACCAGGTCGCTCTTGACGCGACTGCAGCACGACAGGATGTAACCCTCTTCGATGTCTTCATCCGTAATACCGCCATTGTGATCCATATCGACCTCGCCTGACTTGAGCTCGACCCGGCAGGTGCCACAGATCCCCATACCGCAGGCCTTGGGGATATGCAGGCCCAGCTGGGCCGCCGCACTATGCACCGTCTCACCGGGCTGGATCTGGACGCTCTTGCCGGAGGACGCAAATTCGACGGTCACCAAATCCGCCTCGTCGACGTTTTCGGCGGCTTCCTCGGCCATTTCGGCCATCTCGAGCGCTTCTTCCTTCACGTCGGCCGGCGTCGCACCAAACAGCTCTTCATGGTAGTGATCCATGTCGTAGTTGTTGGCACGCAGGATGTTCTTGATCGCATTCATGTAGGGCACAGGGCCGCAGCAGAAGATCTCGCGCTCAAGGAAGTCAGGCGCCATGAGCTCGAGCATCGGCTGGGTCAAAAACCCTCGATAGCCGGCCCAGGCTTCGCCAATGTCCTCTTTTTTCTCACAGACGATGTGCAGCTTGAACTCGGGGATACGCGAGAACATGTGCACGAGCTCACGGTGATAGATCACATCACGCGGGGCACGAGCGCTGTGGATGAACTCGACGTCCACGTTGGCATTGGTATCAAAAAACCAGCGCGTCATCGACATCAGGGGCGTGATGCCGACACCACCGGAGAGAAACAGGACCTTGTCGGCCGGGAAATCGATCGAGTTGAAGTTGCCGACCGGGCCATGGACGGCAATCTTGTCGCCGACGCTCATGTTGGCGTGCAGCCAGTTGGAAACCTTGCCGCCCGGCACCTGCTTGACGGTGATCGAGAAACTATAGGGGATGGAAGGCGAGCTGGAGATCGTATAGGAGCGCATGATCTGCTCTCCCTCGATTTCCAGTTCAAGCGTCACGAACTGACCCGGCTTGAAAAAGAACAGGACGGGCTGTTCCGCCATGAAGCAGAAGGTGCGTACATCCCAGGTTTCCTGGATAATCTTGACGCAGCGAACCTCATGGCGGCCGTTGGTCCAGGTCTGAGTTGTAACCGGATTGAAGTAGTTCATTGTCATGATGTTTTCTGCCTGGCAGTGCCGCAGCTATTCGCTCGCCGATCCGTGTTGACGACACGGTCCGACACCCTTTCAGTCTGGCATTCTGGTGACGCCTCTCGCACCAGGCTTGTCTGTCAGCGACACGCGCATACCTTTCACCCCCATTTTCTGTCTTTCATGGGCTTGTCAGGTCGTCGTGGCACTCTTTCATGTCGCGGGTAGACAACCGAAATCCATGGCCTTATACCACAATCGCCATCAATCAAGATGGATCAGTTTTCCATGAGTGAATACCAGGTCTCACACAACAAATAACATCCGCTCAACCGTATTGTCGCTTTCCCTCACACAGCGACAATGAAAAGGATATTTGGTATGGACATGACAGCTTCATATGGCCCGGATGATCCCCTGAACCAGGCCCGCCAGGCCGCGGCCGACCTGCTTCAGAACCGAAACCCCACCTACTCCCTGCCCCAGCCGTTTTATAACGACGCGCGTTTTTTCGCGCTCGATATGCAGGAAGTATTCGAAAAGGAATGGCTGTTCGCCGGCATGACCTGCGAGATCCCTTCCAAGGGTAATTTCATGACGCTGGAGATCGGCAGCAACCCGGTCGTCATCGTTCGTGGTGCCGAGGGTGTGGTTCATGCCTTCCACAATGTCTGCCGTCACCGTGGCTCCAGACTGTGCACCAAGGAAAAGGGCAAGGTTGCCAAGCTGGTCTGTCCCTACCATCAGTGGACCTATGAACTCGATGGACGACTGCTGTTTGCCGGCAGCGACATGGGCGTCGATTTCGACCTCAATCAGTTCGGTCTCAAGCCGGTCAATGTTCGCACTGCCGGTGGCTTTATCTTCATCAATTTGAGCGAAGAGCCGCCCGTCATTGATGATTTCCTGGTTACGCTCGAGCACTACCTCGAGCCGTATGACATGGACAACGTCAAGGTGGCCACGCAAACCACCATCGTTGAACAGGCGAACTGGAAGCTGGTCATCGAGAACAACCGCGAGTGCTATCACTGCAACGGTGCACACCCGGAGCTGCTCAATTCGCTGATCGAATTCGATGACACGGAAGACCCCCGTGCCACCGACAAGTACAAGGAGCTGGTCACTCGCAAGCAGGCTGACTGGAACAATGAGCAGGTGCCCTGGCAGCTCAAGCGTTTCGGCAAGCGCAACCGCCTGACCCGCACCCCGCTGCTGGATAACGTGGTCTCCATGACCATGGACGGCAAACCGGGCTGCAAAAAACTCATGGGTCGCCTGACCAGTCCCGACATGGGTTCGCTGCGCATTCTGCACCTGCCCAATTCGTGGAACCACTTCATGGGCGATCACGCCGTGGTCTTCCGCGTATTACCGCTGGGCCCGCAGCAGACCATGGTGACCACCAAGTGGCTGGTCCACAAGGATGCCGTTGAAGGTGAGGATTACGACGTCGAGCGCCTGCGCCACGTCTGGGATGCCACCAACGATCAGGACCGTCAGCTGGCTGAAGAAAACCAGCGCGGCATCAACTCGAAGGCGTATCAGCCCGGCCCGTACTCCGAAACCTATGAGTTCGGCGTCATCGACTTCGTCAACTGGTACGGCGAGCGGATGCTGACCCATCTGGGCCATGAGGCCCCGGCACTGCATCTGGCCAAGGGCTGAGTCGAAAGCTGATCGACTCAGGTTAAAAGAGTGGTAAAACATCAAAGGGACTGGCCACGATCCGTGTGCCAGTCCCTTTTTTTGTTTCGGCTCGCCGTTTATTTCGGCTCATTCAATGCCGGAAGCAGGTATTGATCGATGGCCTGACGCACCGACGGCAGCAGGATATCCGACCGGCTGACCAGCTCATCCACCAGCTCTTTCAGCCCCTCAACACCTTCTCCTCGATGCTTGCACAGGGCCATGCGCGCACAGGTATCCGGCCCTGCCCCCTCGGGGATATGGACGCCAAGTGCCACCAGCCGCATGCGAAAATCATCACCATCAATCAGATCGACAATCATCATCTTCACGCCCTCTTTTTGTTGCCCTTTGATCCATTCGATATTAAAGGCAATAGACGAATGGCGCGCTCGGCCGAGCGGCAATGGACATGTTGGCGTCGCTTTTAAATAAATGGCTTTTCAGGCTGAGACAAAGAATGCATAACAGCCGAAAAGGGGGCTGGTTGCACAATCATTTTTTGTATAACAACAAAGAGGACCGCGTATGGATGACCAGAACTCATTACTGACGTCGGGCCAGGACAACAAGCAGATGATGGGCATGGATTTTCACCATCCCGTCTTTCCGCTTTCTGCCGCCGCCATTCTTGCCTTTCTTATCTATGCCCTGATTTATCCTGATATGGCCAACGCCCAGCTGGGCCTGGCCAAGAACTGGTCGATTGAACATTTCGACTGGCTTTTCATGATTTCAGGCAATGTTTTCGTGATCTTTTGTCTGGCACTGATCGTGCTGCCGGTCGGTCGTATTCGACTGGGCGGCCAGAATGCCAGGCCCGAGTATTCCCGCATGTCGTGGTTTGCCATGCTCTTCGCCGCCGGTATGGGAATCGGTCTCATGTTCTGGAGTGTGGCCGAGCCTGTGGCCTACTATACCGACTGGTATGGCACCCCGCTTAATGCAGCGCCGCGCACACCGGAAGGCGCGAGTGCTGCCATGGGTGCCACCATGTTCCACTGGGGATTACACCCCTGGGCCATCTACGCCGTGGTGGGATTATCACTGGCCTTTTTTACCTATAACCGCGGCCTTCCCTTGACCCTTCGCTCGGTCTTCTATCCCATTCTTGGCAGGTATACCCGTGGCTGGGCCGGTCATGTCATTGATATTCTGGCTGTTCTGGCCACGGTCTTTGGTCTGGCTACCTCACTGGGCTTTGGCGCCTCTCAGGCAGCGGGTGGGCTTGCCTATCTCTTTAATGTGCCCAATACACTGGGCACTCAGCTGGCCATTATCATTGTGGTCAGCGTGCTGACCCTGATTTCGGTCTGGCGCGGCATTGATGGCGGCGTGAAGCTTTTCTCCAACATCAACATGTTCATTGCCGCCCTGCTGCTGCTGTTTGTTCTTGCCGTAGCGCCCACGCTGACCGTGCTGGCAGGCATCGGGACAACGGCAATGGATTACGCGACCCACATCCTGCCGCTGTCGAACTGGATCGGTCGCGATGACGGCACCTGGTATCATGGCTGGACCATCTTTTACTGGGCCTGGTGGATCTCCTGGTCACCCTTTGTCGGCATGTTTATCGCGCGCGTTTCAAAGGGCCGTACCGTCCGTGAATTTTTGATTGCCGTACTGTTGATTCCGACCGTAGTGACTCTCGTCTGGATGAGCACCTTTGGCGGGCTGGCGCTTTATCAGGTCACCAACAATATCGGCAAGCTGGCCAACGGTATCGATGATGTCTCACTGGCCATGTTCCACATGCTCGAACAGCTTCCCCTGTCCGGTGTGACCTCGTTTCTGGCCATTGTTCTGGTGCTGGTCTTTTTCATCACCTCGTCGGATTCGGGCTCGCTGGTCATCGACAACATCACGGCCGGCGGCAAGACCGATACGCCGCGCGGTCAGCGTGTGTTCTGGGCCACCATGCAGGGCTCGATTGCCGGCGTGCTGCTCTACGGCGGCGGCACCACGGCCATGAGTGCGCTTCAGGCGGGTGCTGTTGCCACCGGGTTGCCCTTTACCGTAGTGCTGCTGTTGATGTGCGCCAGCCTCTATATGGGCCTGCATCGAGAGCTGTATGGGCCAAAGACATCGACCCGAGCTGCTCAGCCGCTTTAATTCGCTAAATCTTATATGCTCGACGCAGAACAGGGCCGCCCTTCGGGGCGGCCCTGTTTTTTGGGCTCATGTCGCAAATGCCATGCCCCGTGACGCTGGCGCATATGAGGGATCGAAGCGCTCGCGACATGCTTTCCACACAAGCAATAAAAGACTCATAAAGCGGGAGCCCTTTCATGGTCTATACCATCGCCATCCTGTGCAGCCTTGTTGGCTACTTCCTGATCGGTCATCTGGCCGGGCGGCGCGTCAAACATCTCGATGACTACCTGGTGGCCGGGCGCAATGCCCCGACCTTTTTCATTCTGGGGACGCTGGTGGCCAGCTATCTGAGCACCAGCGCCTTTCTTGGCGAAACCGGCTTTGCCTATGATGGCTATCCCTTTGTGATGCTGATTTTCGCCGCCATCAGCACCTCGGGATGTCTGCTGGGCGCACTGGCCTTTGGCCGCTATTTGAGACGCAGCGAGGCCAGAACGGTGCCGGAGTTTTTCGGCAAGCGCTTCGATTCAAGGCGCGTGCAGATGATTGCGGGACTGACCACCGTGATCGGACTTGGGGCCTATCTGGTCGGGGTCATGCAGGGCGCCGGCATCATGTTCTCGGAACTGACCGGCATGCCGTACTGGACCGGGCTGGTGCTGGTCTGGCTGACCTATACCGGCTTTATTCTCTACTCCGGTTCTCCCGGCGTGATGGTCACCGACACCATCATGTTCGTGATCTTCTCGCTGGCAGCGCTGGGCGGCTCGATCTATATCCTGCAGGATCTGGGCGGCTGGCACGGCGTGATCGAAGGGCTTTTAAGCCAGACCGACAAACCCGACATCGCCCTGTGGCATGGCGTACTGGAAGGGCCGGATGCCACCTTCTCGACGCCGGGCGAAGCGCTGACATGGGGCATTACCCTGGGGCTGGTCTGGGCCGCGGTACTGGCCGCCAGTCCATGGCAGTCCAGTCGCTATCTCATGGCGCGCAACGAGCATGTCGTCATGCGTTCGGCCATGCTGACGGCCGTGGCACTGGCCGTGTTCTATGCCCTGATGATGATGACCGGCGCCGCCATCAACCTGTACGACAGCGGGCTCGATGGCGAACGGGCCATGGTCTGGGCTTCACTCAACATCCTGCCGACCTGGCTGGGCGTGGTGATCCTCACCGGCGTGTTTGCCGCGGCGCTCTCTTCCTGCTCAACGTTTTTGTCGATCATCGGCTTTAGTATTTCCAACGATATCCTGCCGCCCAATCGCAGCGAAAAGGCCGCCATGCGCGCCAGCCGCCTGTCGATTCTGGGGGCAGGGCTGATCTCGCTGATCATTGCCCTCTTTCAGTCGCCGGCGGTCATGGCCGTGGTCTGGTTTGCCGCCACCCTCTTTGCCTCGTCCTGGGGGCCGGTCGCGCTGATGAGCATCTGGAGCCGCCGGATTACGGCAGCCGGGGCTGGATGGGGGCTAACGGTAGGCTTCGTCGGCAATATCGCCCTATCGCTGATGGATCAGGCACAGTGGATCTCGCTGCCGGTTTATCTGCATCCGGTGGTACTCAGCACGGTGGCCGCACTGGTGGCGATCATCGTGGCCTCAAAACTGACCCGGGTCACTGACATTCAGCAGACGTATCGTGACTTTCTGCATGAGCATGACCGCGAGGTCAGCGCCACATGGATTTCCGGCACACGTGTCATTGCCCTGTGTACCATGCTGTCTGGCGCAGGCATCGGCCTGTTCCTTTGGGT contains:
- a CDS encoding hybrid-cluster NAD(P)-dependent oxidoreductase, producing MTMNYFNPVTTQTWTNGRHEVRCVKIIQETWDVRTFCFMAEQPVLFFFKPGQFVTLELEIEGEQIMRSYTISSSPSIPYSFSITVKQVPGGKVSNWLHANMSVGDKIAVHGPVGNFNSIDFPADKVLFLSGGVGITPLMSMTRWFFDTNANVDVEFIHSARAPRDVIYHRELVHMFSRIPEFKLHIVCEKKEDIGEAWAGYRGFLTQPMLELMAPDFLEREIFCCGPVPYMNAIKNILRANNYDMDHYHEELFGATPADVKEEALEMAEMAEEAAENVDEADLVTVEFASSGKSVQIQPGETVHSAAAQLGLHIPKACGMGICGTCRVELKSGEVDMDHNGGITDEDIEEGYILSCCSRVKSDLVVDF
- a CDS encoding aromatic ring-hydroxylating oxygenase subunit alpha; amino-acid sequence: MDMTASYGPDDPLNQARQAAADLLQNRNPTYSLPQPFYNDARFFALDMQEVFEKEWLFAGMTCEIPSKGNFMTLEIGSNPVVIVRGAEGVVHAFHNVCRHRGSRLCTKEKGKVAKLVCPYHQWTYELDGRLLFAGSDMGVDFDLNQFGLKPVNVRTAGGFIFINLSEEPPVIDDFLVTLEHYLEPYDMDNVKVATQTTIVEQANWKLVIENNRECYHCNGAHPELLNSLIEFDDTEDPRATDKYKELVTRKQADWNNEQVPWQLKRFGKRNRLTRTPLLDNVVSMTMDGKPGCKKLMGRLTSPDMGSLRILHLPNSWNHFMGDHAVVFRVLPLGPQQTMVTTKWLVHKDAVEGEDYDVERLRHVWDATNDQDRQLAEENQRGINSKAYQPGPYSETYEFGVIDFVNWYGERMLTHLGHEAPALHLAKG
- a CDS encoding sodium:solute symporter family protein, whose product is MVYTIAILCSLVGYFLIGHLAGRRVKHLDDYLVAGRNAPTFFILGTLVASYLSTSAFLGETGFAYDGYPFVMLIFAAISTSGCLLGALAFGRYLRRSEARTVPEFFGKRFDSRRVQMIAGLTTVIGLGAYLVGVMQGAGIMFSELTGMPYWTGLVLVWLTYTGFILYSGSPGVMVTDTIMFVIFSLAALGGSIYILQDLGGWHGVIEGLLSQTDKPDIALWHGVLEGPDATFSTPGEALTWGITLGLVWAAVLAASPWQSSRYLMARNEHVVMRSAMLTAVALAVFYALMMMTGAAINLYDSGLDGERAMVWASLNILPTWLGVVILTGVFAAALSSCSTFLSIIGFSISNDILPPNRSEKAAMRASRLSILGAGLISLIIALFQSPAVMAVVWFAATLFASSWGPVALMSIWSRRITAAGAGWGLTVGFVGNIALSLMDQAQWISLPVYLHPVVLSTVAALVAIIVASKLTRVTDIQQTYRDFLHEHDREVSATWISGTRVIALCTMLSGAGIGLFLWVQYATTLESLAEQFGVPAQAITGGYMLAAGCGAMLLAAGSAGYWVVRKRGQRAPNMQPARS
- a CDS encoding BCCT family transporter, producing MDDQNSLLTSGQDNKQMMGMDFHHPVFPLSAAAILAFLIYALIYPDMANAQLGLAKNWSIEHFDWLFMISGNVFVIFCLALIVLPVGRIRLGGQNARPEYSRMSWFAMLFAAGMGIGLMFWSVAEPVAYYTDWYGTPLNAAPRTPEGASAAMGATMFHWGLHPWAIYAVVGLSLAFFTYNRGLPLTLRSVFYPILGRYTRGWAGHVIDILAVLATVFGLATSLGFGASQAAGGLAYLFNVPNTLGTQLAIIIVVSVLTLISVWRGIDGGVKLFSNINMFIAALLLLFVLAVAPTLTVLAGIGTTAMDYATHILPLSNWIGRDDGTWYHGWTIFYWAWWISWSPFVGMFIARVSKGRTVREFLIAVLLIPTVVTLVWMSTFGGLALYQVTNNIGKLANGIDDVSLAMFHMLEQLPLSGVTSFLAIVLVLVFFITSSDSGSLVIDNITAGGKTDTPRGQRVFWATMQGSIAGVLLYGGGTTAMSALQAGAVATGLPFTVVLLLMCASLYMGLHRELYGPKTSTRAAQPL
- the fdhA gene encoding formaldehyde dehydrogenase, glutathione-independent, coding for MSDNRGVVYMGAGKVEVQDIAYPKMETPNGKPIDHGVILKVVSTNICGSDQHMVRGRTTAPQGMVLGHEITGEVIEKGSDVEFLDIGDIVSVPFNVACGRCRTCKEGHTGLCLHVNDDRAGGAYGYVDMGGWVGGQARYVMVPYADFNLLKFPDRDQAMNQIRDLTMLSDILPTGFHGALKAGVGAGSTVYVAGAGPVGLAAAASARLLGAAVVMVGDFNHKRLEHARKMGFEPIDLNKHDRLGEMIAAVVGEPSVDSAIDAVGFEAIGHGGKEQPAVVLNQMMEVTREGGSIGIPGLYVTEDPGATEKAAQTGSLSLRFGLGWAKGHSFHTGQTPVVQYNRQLMQAILHGRLNIAEIVNAQVISLEDAPKGYEEFDSGVASKFVLDPHGMLGAA